TACCTTCCCTGTTCTCTAGCTTCTTCCAATCAACCTCGCGTGAATAGTCTATCTATGTTTACTTATGCAAGACCGACTGGCTTAACAGGTATGGCCTcccatttgtttcacgaaacAATATTCTCATATGGACCATTAATGCCACTGGAGGTGTGATTGAATTCACATACATAGTGATCTTCATTATATTCGGACCAAAAAAGGAGAGGATGAAAGTTATGGGACTCTTTGCTCTTATTATGACTGTGTTCTCAGCCATCGCCTCCATCTCCCTCCTTGCGTTGCATGGAAACACCAGGAAATTCTTCTGCGGCGTTGCTGCGGCCCTTTTCTCTACTGTTATGTTTGCTTCGCCTCTCTCAGTCATGGTAAGATCACTCCATCATGACAAACCCTAGAGCAGGACCTCATATTCAGTCAAGATTGCATTTAATCATTCACAGTTAAGTTTCCAACGTTTTCCACGGATTCTTGCAGAGGTTGGTGATCAAAACAAAGAGTGTAGAGTTCATGCCATTTTTCTTGTCACTGTTTGCATTCCTATGTGCCCTGTCGTGGCTCATCTACGGCCTTCTTAGCGGCGACCCGTTCGTCCTTGTACGCTACAACCCCTATATTTTTGCTTATTATCTGTGGAAATTACTTCAGCATCACAATTTCTTTACATCGTTATTGAAGTCAGCATCTGTCAAAAAGTGTAACATCATCCCTTAGTATATTTGAAGTTGAGGAAATTGATGTTAATGTCACCGCAGGTGCCTAATGTATTCGGAACTGGACTTGGGATTGCCCAGCTGATCTTGTATGCAATCTACTACAAGAACAGGAATCACAGCGAAAGCGCCATTAAGGATGACTTCATCGAGATGGATCTCGAAAATATTGATCAAGTGAAGAAGCCAGATTCAAGGCATCTTTAATTTCTTTCCAGAAAAGACTACCCGTTCCCTTGAATGTAATATGAACTTATTGCAGTTGAGTTCACCTAGATCACTTGAAAGGGATAATGGAGTTGCTATGTATGAGTGATGTGACAAATTTTACGCGATAGCTATCACCTAATAAATGAAATTatggtttttccttctttttttcattttcccttcaaTTAGTTTGACTTTGGCTCACCGGAAGTCGCCGGTCAAAGTCTTTATGCAGAAGGAATGATGCAACCAATTTGATTAGAGTGGCATTAAGTATCTGTGCTAGCTAGGATACGGGGAATCCTAATTTCATTTGTTGCAAAAGAATTTTACTATTTAAGTGAACAAATATTTTTACCTAGAGTTAATgagtaaaattaatttatttttagaggGATGAGTATTTCCATATTTGGTTTATATTTAGAACTTAAAtatgaaagtaaaaaatttgcaaaagagtTTCAGATGAGATAACGTGACGGAGAAGTTGAATTACTATTAGTGTATTCTTTCTTATGATGAGAAGGGTCGCTTAAAATAAGGAAGCAGGGAAGGTCTTATTTTCTCATGGATTAGTAAAATCTACCGTGATTAGTGGTCTAAGCATGAGAACGATAGTATTTGATAacacaaagaaaaaatttgtaCCATTAGCTTAAATCACTCGTCAATTTGATTGCTCATATATCATTTAAATCAGCCTGAAAAAAATTGTGGAAGAGGTGAGTAACCACAAGCATAATATTCACTAGTTTTTTCTGGTAAGAGtgccaattttttaaaattgagacACCCT
The window above is part of the Eucalyptus grandis isolate ANBG69807.140 chromosome 6, ASM1654582v1, whole genome shotgun sequence genome. Proteins encoded here:
- the LOC104450882 gene encoding bidirectional sugar transporter SWEET1 isoform X2 is translated as MHVLLFLSGVLGNATGLFLFLAPMVTFKRIIRNRSTEQFSGIPYVMTLLNCIVFTWYGLPFVSRNNILIWTINATGGVIEFTYIVIFIIFGPKKERMKVMGLFALIMTVFSAIASISLLALHGNTRKFFCGVAAALFSTVMFASPLSVMVPNVFGTGLGIAQLILYAIYYKNRNHSESAIKDDFIEMDLENIDQVKKPDSRHL
- the LOC104450882 gene encoding bidirectional sugar transporter SWEET1 isoform X1; this translates as MHVLLFLSGVLGNATGLFLFLAPMVTFKRIIRNRSTEQFSGIPYVMTLLNCIVFTWYGLPFVSRNNILIWTINATGGVIEFTYIVIFIIFGPKKERMKVMGLFALIMTVFSAIASISLLALHGNTRKFFCGVAAALFSTVMFASPLSVMRLVIKTKSVEFMPFFLSLFAFLCALSWLIYGLLSGDPFVLVPNVFGTGLGIAQLILYAIYYKNRNHSESAIKDDFIEMDLENIDQVKKPDSRHL